The nucleotide sequence GCCTGGCGGCCGCTTGGCGCAGGGCCCGGCGCGCGCCGCTGCCGGCGGCTTGCGAGCGCCGCGCCGCCTGGTCGCGATCGCGATCGGCTACCTGGCCGGGGTCGCTGCCCCGGCTCACGCCCAGGCCCCCTGGACGCTGGAGCGACTGCTCGACCGCGCGCTCGCCGCAAACCCTTACATCGCGGTCAAGGAAGCCGGCGTGCGGGCCGCCGAGCCCCGGCCGGCGCTCGGCGCGGCCTGGCCGGAGCCGATGTTCACGTCGGGCCTCAAGAACATGGGCTTGCTGCCCAGCCTCGGCCGCGATCCCGGCACGGAGCTCAGCCTGGGGCTGGCGCAAACCATTCCCTTCCCCGGCAAGGCGCGGTTGCGCGGCGAGGCCGCCGCGGCCGGCGTGGACCGGGCCAGGGCCGACCTGGCGCAGGCGCGCCGCGACGTCGTGCGGCAGGTGAAGGAAGCCTGGTACGACCTCTACGACACCCGGCGCGCGCTCGAGATCAACGCCGAGACTCGCGCCCTGCTCGCCAGGGCCGCCGAGGCCGCCGCCGCCCGCTACCGCGTCGGCAAGGTCTCGCAGGGCGACGTCCTGCGGGCCGAGGTCGAGGGAGCCAGGATGAGCGACGATCGCGCCATGCTCGAGGCGCGCCTGGAGGCGATCGAGGCCAACCTGGCCCGCTTGGTGGGGCTCCCGCCGCTCGGGACCTCGTTCGGCCCCGTGGCGACACCGGATTTGCGGGTCCCGGACCTCGCGCCGCAGCAGATCGCCGAGCGAGTAGAGGCGGGAGCGCCGGCCCTGGAGATCGCCGCGGCCGAGACGCGCGCGGCGGAGCGGTCCCTCGAACTCGCTCGCCTGGATGTCCTGCCGGATCTCACGCTGATGGGCCAGGTGATGAGCCGCGGCGCCATGGCGGGAGGCTGGGAGCTCTCGGCGTCGGTGGACCTGCCGGTGTGGTATCGCCAGAAGCAGCGTCAGATGGTCGCCGAAGCCGAGGCGATGGTCGCGCAGATGCGCCGCGACCGCGAGAAGATGCTGGCGGACATGCTGGCCATGGCCCGCGAGGAACTGGCCATGGCGCGGTCGGCCGCGACCCGCGAGTCCCTGCTGCGCACGAGCATCCTGCCGCGGGCGCGCCTGACGCTGCAGGCCGGCCTGGCCGGCTACGCCGTGGGCATGGACGATTTCCTGATGCTGCTCGAAGCGATCATGACCATCCAAGGTTTCCAGCGCGAGCACGCCGCGGCCCTGGTGGCCGGCAACAAGGCCCTGGCGCGCCTCGAAGCGCTCCTCACACAGGAGGTGACCCGTGAAGGTTTCCGGTAACACGTTGAAGGCCGCGGTCGTCGGCGGGATCGTCGGCGTGGCCGGCACGGTGCTCGTGCTGGGTGCCACCGGGGTCCTCGGCCCCGGCGCGCAGCCAGGCCTGACGGCCTCGGCGGTGGCGGCGACCGAGACGCCCGCCAAGGAGACATGGGTCTGCCCGATGCACCCGGACCAGGTGTCCGACAAGGCCGGGCGCTGCGAGAAATGCGGCATGAAGCTGGTCAAGCAGGAGGCGGGCAAGGGCGAGCAGTGGGTCTGCCCGATGCACCCCAAGATCGTGTCCGACAAGCCGGCGCGCTGCAGCGAGTGCGGCATGAAGCTGGTCAAGAAGGAGGCGCCCAGGGGGCAGAACGCCCCCACGCCGCCAGTCTCGGGGCATCCCGGCCTCGAGGGCGAGTCCGGCGACCACGCCGATCACCAGGTCGCTCCGGCCGACAAGGCCAAGCCGGCCCCCGAGGCCGCGCCGGCGGGCAAGGAGGTCTGGGTCTGCCCGATGGGCCACATCGTGACCGACAAGCCGGGCGACTGCCCCGCCTGCGGCATGAAGCTGATCAAGCAGAAGGCCGGCCCGGCCAAGGGTTCGACCGTGCCGGGCACCGTCCATCTCTCGGCCGAGAAGCAGCAGCAAATAGGCGTGCGCACCGCGCCGGTCGGCTACGTCACGCTGAGCACGGCCATCCGGGCGGCCGGCAAGGTCGAGGCCGACGAGAGCCGGGTGTCCCACGTGCACACCAAGATCGAGGGCTGGATCGAGGGCCTGCGGGTCAACACCACCGGCCAGCTCGTCCGGAAGGGCCAGCCACTCTTGTCGATCTACAGCCCCGACCTGGTGGCGGCGCAGGAGGAGTACCTCCAGGCCCTCGCGGCCGAGCGTCTGCTGGGCCAGGGCGGCCTGCTCCAGGGCGATCGCGGCCTCCGCGCCGCGGCGCGCGGGCGCCTCCGCAACTGGGACTTCTCTGAATCCCACCTCGAAGACCTAGAGCGGACCGGCGTCGCGCGGCGCGCGGTGGCCCTGCACGCCCACCAGGGCGGCGTGGTCATCGAGAAGAAGGCCGTCGAAGGCATGCGGGTCATGCCGGGCGACGACCTGTTCACTATCGCCGACCTGTCCAGCGTATGGGTGCAGGCGCAGGTCTACGAGTCCGAACTGCCGTACGTCAAGGTCGGCGGCAAGGCCGACGTGCAGCTGGAGGCCCTGCCGGGGCGCACCTTTGCCGGGCGCGTCGGCTTCGTGTATCCCACCCTCGACCCCATGACCCGGACGGCGAAGGTCCGGGTGGTGCTCGCCAATCCGGGCCTGGTCCTCAAGCCGGAGATGTACGCCGCGGTCACCCTGGCGGCGCCGGCGCAACGCCACCTGGCCGTGCCGAGCGAGGCCGTCCTCGATTCGGGCCAGCGCCAGGTCGCCTTCGTCGCCAAGCCCGACGGTTACTTCGAGCCGCGGGTGCTCAGGCTGGGCGGCTACCGGGGCGATCAGGCGATCGTCAAGGACGGCCTGCATCCGGGTGAGCGCGTCGTCACCAGCGCCAACTTCCTGATCGACTCCGAGAGCCAGCTCCAGGCGGCGATGGGCCAGATGAGCGGCGGAGGCGCGCACAAGCACTAGCCATGTCCATGCCATTGCCCCCGGACGGTCCGACCACGGGCTGGATCGAGCGGTTGATCGGCGGCAGCGCCCGCAACCCCTTCCTGGTCCTGCTGTTCGTGACGTTCCTGACGTTCTCGGGCCTCTGGGCCATCAAGCAGACTCCGCTGGACGCCATTCCCGACCTGTCGGACGTGCAGGTCATCGTCTACACCGAGTGGATGGGGCGGAGCCCTTCCATCGTCGAGGATCAGGTCACCTACCCGATCGTCACGAGCATGCTGAGCGCGCCCAAGGTGCAGGCGGTGCGCGGCTTCTCGTTCTTCGGCGTGAGTTTCGTGTACGTCATCTTCAACGACGGTACCGACATCTACTGGGCGCGCTCGCGGGTGCTGGAGACCCTCGCGGGGCTGGAGGGCAAGTTCCCGGCCGGGGTCGTGCCGACTCTGGGCCCCGACGCCACCGGCGTCGGCTGGGGCTTCCAGTACGCCCTGGTGGACGAGACCGGCAAGCACGACCTGGCGCAACTGCGCAGCCTCCAGGACTGGTCGCTCCGCTACTGGCTCAAGAGCGTGCCCGGCGTCGCCGACGTCGCCACGGTGGGCGGCTTCCCCAAGCAGTACCAGGTGAACCTGGATCCCGCGAAGCTGGCGGCCTACAACGTGCCGATTTCCAAGGTCATGATGGCCATCAAGACCGCCAACAACGACGTCGGCGGCCGCGTGGTCGAGTGGAGCGGGCGCGAGTACGCCGTGCGCGGGAAGGGCTACATCAAGTCGATAAACGACATCGAGCAGATCCCCGTGATGGTCGGCGCAGGGGGCGTGCCGGTGCGCGTCGCGGATATCGGCCGCGTGCAACTCGGATCCGATATGCGCCGCGGCGTGGCGGATCTCGACGGCAAGGGCGAAGTGGTCGGCGGCGTCGTGGTGGTGCGCTTCGGCGAGAACGTCCTGTTGGTCATCGACCGGGTCAAGGAGAAACTCGCCGAGTCGGCCAGGAGCCTGCCGCCCGGCGTCAAGGTCGTCACGACCTACGATCGCACCGATCTGATCAAGAAGTCGATCAAGACGTTGCAGGAGAAGCTGATCGAGGAGAGCATCGTCGTCAGCCTGGTCTGCGTCGTCTTCCTCTTCCACTTCCGCAGCGCCCTGGTGGCCATCATCACCCTGCCCCTGGCCATCATCATGTCCTTCCTGGTCATGCGGGGCATCGGCCTGTCGAGCAACATCATGTCGCTGGGCGGCATCGCCATCGCCATCGGGGCCATGGTGGACGCGGCGATCGTGATGATCGAGAACGCGCACAAACGGCTCGAGCACGCGCCGCCCGGCGCCGACCGGCGGGAGGTCGTCATCGCGGCGGCCAAGGAGGTCGGCAAGCCGCTGTTCTTCGCCCTGCTCATCATCACGGTCTCGTTCTTGCCGGTCTTCACCCTGGAGGCGCAGGAGGGGCGCCTGTTCAAGCCCCTGGCGTTCACCAAGACCTTCGCGATGTTCTTCGCGTCGCTCCTGTCGGTCACGCTCGTGCCGTTGCTGATGGTCTGGCTCGTGCGCGGGCGCATCATGCCCGAGCACGCCAATCCCGTGAACCGGTTCCTGATCTGGGCCTACGCGCCCTTCGTGAAAATGGCGCTACGGTGGCGGTGGCCCGTGATCGGCCTGGCGGCGCTCACCGTGGGCGCGACGGTCCCGATCTACCAGAGACTGGGCTCAGAGTTCATGCCGCCGCTGTACGAGGGGACGTTCCTGTACATGCCCACCGGGTTGCCGGGGATGTCGGTGACCGAGGCCGGGCGCCTCCTACAGGTTCAGGACAAGCTGCTCGCGTCGGTCCCGGAGGTCGCGTCGGTCTTCGGCAAGTCGGGCCGGGCCGAGACCGCCACCGATCCCGCGCCCTTCGAGATGTTCGAGACGACCATCAACCTCAAGCCCCGCGACGAGTGGCGCGCCGGCATGACGCCCGAGAAGCTGATCGCCGAACTCGACCTGAAGATGCAGTTCCCCGGCATCCGCAACGCCTGGACGATGCCCATCAAGGCCCGCCTCGACATGCTGTCCACGGGCATCCGCACGCCGCTGGGCATCAAGGTGCTGGGGAACGACCTGCCCGATCTGCAGGAGGTCGGCAACCAGCTGGAGGCCACGCTCTCGAAGGTCAAGGGCACCCGCAACGTGTTCGCCGAGCGCGTCCTTGGCGGCTACTACTACGATCTCACGGTCGACCGGCAGGCGGCCGCCCGCTACGGCCTCACAGTCGGCGAGGTGCAGGACGTCATCGAGACCGCCATCGGCGGCATGGTCGTGACCACCACCGTGGAAGGTCGCGAGCGGTACACCGTGCTCGTGCGCTATGCCCGCGAACTGCGTGACACGCGCGAGAAACTGGCCCGCATCCTGGTGCCCGCGATGGGCGGGGCGCAGGTGCCGCTCTCGCAACTGGCCAAGCTGGAAGTCACGATGGGGCCGCCGGTCATCCGCAGCGAGGCCGGGCAACTGGCGGCCTACGTCTACGTGGACGTCGCCGATCCCGATTTCGGGGGCTACGTCGCGCGGGCGAAGGCGGCGGTGGACCGCGAGGTCAAGGTCCCCGCCGGCACGGTCCTGGACTGGAGCGGCCAGTACGAAAACATGCAACGCGCCCGCGATCGCCTGCAGGTCGTGGTGCCCCTCACCCTGGGCCTGATCTTCCTGTTGCTGTATCTCAACTTCCGGACCGTGGCCCAGACGCTGATCGTGCTCCTGTCCATTCCGTTCTCGGTGGTCGGCAGCTTCTGGCTCCTGTGGGCGCTGGGCTACAACCTCTCGGTGGCTGTCTGGGTGGGCCTGATCGCCCTCGCGGGGGTGGCGGCCGAGACCGGCGTCGTGATGATCGTCTACCTCGACGAGGCCTACGCGGCCCGCAAGCGGGCCGGCCTGCTCTCCACCACCGGCGACCTGGCCAGGGCCATCACGGAAGGGGCCGTCCAGCGCGTGCGGCCCAAGATGATGACGGTGTGCGCGATCATGCTTGGCCTCCTGCCCATCATGTGGGGCCACGGCGAGGGCAGCGACGTCATGCGCCGCATCGCCGCCCCGATGATCGGCGGCATGATCAGTTCGACCCTGCTGACCCTGATCGTGATCCCCGCGATCTACATGATCTGGCGCTCGAAAGGCCTGGCGAGAGGGCCGGCGACCGACGCGGCCGATGCGACTACGTAATTCACGCAAGATACGAAGTCCCTTAGCAGATAACTCTCCCAAGGTTGGGACCACGGGTTGAAAGGGGTGCAAGCATGGGATGCTGTGGACCGGCGGCTGTTGGTGGCGCGTGCGGGGGCGGACAGGCAGTGGCGCGGGCGGCCAGAGCGGCCGGCGGCGGCCAGGCGGCTTGCTGCAAGCCGAATGCCGCGTGCTGCAAGCCCGACGCGGCGTGCTGCACGGGTGGCGGCCAGCAGGCCGGCATCGGCCTGGATCAGTTCGCGCAGGGCGCCAATCCCGCGTCCGCCGGCGGGCCAGCCGCGGCGGCGCAGGCCGCGTCGGCGCCGGCTGCCGGCAACGGGATCGGCGACATGCTAAAGAAGCTGCAGGAGATGATCGCGGCCCTCGGCAAGCAATTCGGGCTGGCTACCTAGACGCGCATCACAGCGACCGGAGCGTGCGCGCCTGGTCCTTGCCGTTCTTGAAGCGGCCGGACAGGATCAGGCCGCCGCCGGCCGCCGCGACCGCCTCCAGGCGGACGGCGACGTCGCCGGCGCTCGCCTGGCGCAGGCCGCGGCCCAAGGCCACGGTGGGGCCGCCCTCCGGGGTGAGGGCGATCTCCCCGCCTTCCGACCGCAAGGTCCAGGCGCCTCCGCGCTCGTCCACCAGGCGCATGCCGGATCCGGCCGCGGCAAGCAGGCCGTCGAAATCCAGCCCGCGTCCGCCGGCCGCCCTGGCGTTGCCCGCGCCCGACAGGCGTTCGACGTTGCGCGCGAGGCTACTCTCTCCCGCGCCCCGTTGCGCGCCGGTCGAGTAGCCCACGTCCCGGGCCAGCGACACGCCGGCCGCCGCCGCCCCGTCCCATGCCGCCGTCAGGGTCGCCGCCAGGCGCTTCTCGACTTGGCGGGTTCCAATCCGGCTGCGAGCCCGGGACACCGTCTTGCCGGCCTTGCCCTTGCGGCGCTCGGTCCTGGTCTGCCAGGGCGTGTATGCGATCTCCTCGACCGGGGACTCTGTCCGCTCGTGTTGCGAGGCGATCCGCTGCTTCGTGACGGGATCGGCGAAGGTCAGGTAGCTCTTCACGCGGTAGACGTTCTTCAGCGTCTTGCGCGTCCGCTCCTGCCAGGACACGTCGTCGTACATCTGGAAGGGCGTGACGGTGGTGGTCTCCTTGACCTGGTCGATGGCGGTCACCTCGTACGTCGCTATTTGGCGGCCCTCCGCCCGGCGGGTCGTCGTCGCGGGCGCCTCCACCTCGTAGACCTCTTCGCTGACCTGCGGATCGCCCGCCACCACTTCCTCCGAGTGCGCCTCGGGCGTCTTCTCGAGATCGGTCCTCTTCACCGTGGAAGTCGCGAGCGTCGCCTCCGTGCCGGTGACCTGCGTCGCGCCCAGGGGCACGAAGTAGCGCCGGTCGCG is from Candidatus Tanganyikabacteria bacterium and encodes:
- a CDS encoding TolC family protein, with product MAQGPARAAAGGLRAPRRLVAIAIGYLAGVAAPAHAQAPWTLERLLDRALAANPYIAVKEAGVRAAEPRPALGAAWPEPMFTSGLKNMGLLPSLGRDPGTELSLGLAQTIPFPGKARLRGEAAAAGVDRARADLAQARRDVVRQVKEAWYDLYDTRRALEINAETRALLARAAEAAAARYRVGKVSQGDVLRAEVEGARMSDDRAMLEARLEAIEANLARLVGLPPLGTSFGPVATPDLRVPDLAPQQIAERVEAGAPALEIAAAETRAAERSLELARLDVLPDLTLMGQVMSRGAMAGGWELSASVDLPVWYRQKQRQMVAEAEAMVAQMRRDREKMLADMLAMAREELAMARSAATRESLLRTSILPRARLTLQAGLAGYAVGMDDFLMLLEAIMTIQGFQREHAAALVAGNKALARLEALLTQEVTREGFR
- a CDS encoding efflux RND transporter permease subunit, with product MPLPPDGPTTGWIERLIGGSARNPFLVLLFVTFLTFSGLWAIKQTPLDAIPDLSDVQVIVYTEWMGRSPSIVEDQVTYPIVTSMLSAPKVQAVRGFSFFGVSFVYVIFNDGTDIYWARSRVLETLAGLEGKFPAGVVPTLGPDATGVGWGFQYALVDETGKHDLAQLRSLQDWSLRYWLKSVPGVADVATVGGFPKQYQVNLDPAKLAAYNVPISKVMMAIKTANNDVGGRVVEWSGREYAVRGKGYIKSINDIEQIPVMVGAGGVPVRVADIGRVQLGSDMRRGVADLDGKGEVVGGVVVVRFGENVLLVIDRVKEKLAESARSLPPGVKVVTTYDRTDLIKKSIKTLQEKLIEESIVVSLVCVVFLFHFRSALVAIITLPLAIIMSFLVMRGIGLSSNIMSLGGIAIAIGAMVDAAIVMIENAHKRLEHAPPGADRREVVIAAAKEVGKPLFFALLIITVSFLPVFTLEAQEGRLFKPLAFTKTFAMFFASLLSVTLVPLLMVWLVRGRIMPEHANPVNRFLIWAYAPFVKMALRWRWPVIGLAALTVGATVPIYQRLGSEFMPPLYEGTFLYMPTGLPGMSVTEAGRLLQVQDKLLASVPEVASVFGKSGRAETATDPAPFEMFETTINLKPRDEWRAGMTPEKLIAELDLKMQFPGIRNAWTMPIKARLDMLSTGIRTPLGIKVLGNDLPDLQEVGNQLEATLSKVKGTRNVFAERVLGGYYYDLTVDRQAAARYGLTVGEVQDVIETAIGGMVVTTTVEGRERYTVLVRYARELRDTREKLARILVPAMGGAQVPLSQLAKLEVTMGPPVIRSEAGQLAAYVYVDVADPDFGGYVARAKAAVDREVKVPAGTVLDWSGQYENMQRARDRLQVVVPLTLGLIFLLLYLNFRTVAQTLIVLLSIPFSVVGSFWLLWALGYNLSVAVWVGLIALAGVAAETGVVMIVYLDEAYAARKRAGLLSTTGDLARAITEGAVQRVRPKMMTVCAIMLGLLPIMWGHGEGSDVMRRIAAPMIGGMISSTLLTLIVIPAIYMIWRSKGLARGPATDAADATT
- a CDS encoding efflux RND transporter periplasmic adaptor subunit; its protein translation is MKLIKQKAGPAKGSTVPGTVHLSAEKQQQIGVRTAPVGYVTLSTAIRAAGKVEADESRVSHVHTKIEGWIEGLRVNTTGQLVRKGQPLLSIYSPDLVAAQEEYLQALAAERLLGQGGLLQGDRGLRAAARGRLRNWDFSESHLEDLERTGVARRAVALHAHQGGVVIEKKAVEGMRVMPGDDLFTIADLSSVWVQAQVYESELPYVKVGGKADVQLEALPGRTFAGRVGFVYPTLDPMTRTAKVRVVLANPGLVLKPEMYAAVTLAAPAQRHLAVPSEAVLDSGQRQVAFVAKPDGYFEPRVLRLGGYRGDQAIVKDGLHPGERVVTSANFLIDSESQLQAAMGQMSGGGAHKH